CTTACCTGCAGTTTGATATGTTTTTGTTATTCAAATTATATCTCGATATAAGATGATAACTATCTGGTACTTTTCCTGCATATTCCAAACATGTCATAACAATACaggaaaattttgaataatttagtTCATTTAACTGAAGGGTCTACTTAGTCCTCGACTCCTAGTCTTAAATACTGTGCTGTATTCCATAAGTGGAGGGAAATGGAACGATGAAAAGGGCTTTTCAGAGTAAACCCCCTTCCTTCCCTtcaaaatgaaattcacaaagaCACCTTGAGTTTATTTAATGCATACAACAATAGCTAGTTAGCAACAACCAAGGCTTCTTCCCTGTGTGATGGGTTGGCTACACAGATTAAACATTTCCACATCGTCCTACCATAAAGCCTAAGATAAAAGGTCTACCATATCTTCCAAATAGGCAGTGGCAATCTTCTCTCTAATGCAGTTAACCTAATCCTCTATGGTCTAGTATGTTCACTCTTCAAATGCAATTATGCAATTCCTGATCTCTGTAACATTGAATTTATTTAATCTCATAATATCTCTAGAATTGTAGCTCtttgtttgttttttcttttcgTCTTATGCAAGAGTTTAGtacatataatatttaaattGGTAGGCGCTTTTGGGACATGTGAGTTTGCTGTACTCAGCCAAGAAGGAACAATGTGAAATGCAGATCTGAAATCTTGTCTAGTAGCTGCATCTTAATTTAGTCTGTTACATTCTCTCCATCGTCCACTATTTTTCTGATTGCCCATTTTGTGGGTTTTTACTGTAGATATCCTTACAGTTGTTGGTGCTATCATATTGGGATATGCGACGTGCATGCTACAGCAGGGATTCGGTCCTTCGTTCTTCTCCAAAACTGTAGTATCTGTATGTCCACTTTGCTTAAATAAGATTTGTCATAGAATTTTCAGACGTATATGATATTTATTACACTCCATAAACCTTGCAGCGACCGTTGGAAGGAGAGTTCAAAGCGCACGCAAGCCATGAGAAAACCATGCCGATCCTGGAGAACGCTAAAGAGGAGCCAGGATGGCCATCTTTTGGACAACTTCTTGTTGATCTTTCTAAGCTATCCCTTGAAGCATTGGCTGGTGCATTCACTCAATTCATACCCTCGCGTCTCAAATCGAACGGCCCCACGAGAAGCCTAACACCACTGAAAGATCGTCTCAAGATGCCTGAAGATGAAGTGCAGCAACCTCCCTTGGTCAATAGGCAAAGTGCTCCAGCTCCTGCTCCTCTTACTGGAACTCGGCATCCTGCTACTCCTACAGAACCTCGGCAGGTCCATACTTCAAGCACAGCTGAGAAACACTCAGAAATGAAGCCCCGGAAGATAAAATCAAGCAGTTCCAAGGATCCCTCTTTGTCAAGTAAGCATCATTCATCGTCTAAACGAGCCGAGTATGCTGAATTCTACGGATCAACTGAAATCCCACCGTACACTAAATCTAAGGTCCCGAAAGAAAGGCCAAGACATAGGTCACGAGAAAAGAGCGGAGAAGTTGTTTACGGAGCAGTCAGGGCTGAGCCAAAACCGGCCGAGACAAGGACCGTTGATTACAACAATCCCAAGTTTGATCACTACAGTATGAGGACTAAGTATGCATCTGGGGAAGCCTTCCGCTTCAACTCTCAGTAGCAAGTTTTGAATGGCTTTGTTTTTCAGCTTCTGATTGTTACAATCATCCATTATTGAGTATGTGCAATTGGGCACCTAAATCTGTCTGTAACTGAAGATATATTATATAAGTAAAGATTCTGTTATGAGAAAACCATTGGAGGATTAATTGTAACCCTTGTGCTGGAAAAAGAACTAGTAGCAAAATTAGCATTACCTACATAGAAAAAGGTGTTTACTGTTTAGCTTCAAGGAGATTGCTCCCTCTTTTCATGTTTTTTCTTTGCTTAATTGAAGCATTTATGGTGGTAACATGTTACTATTAATCAGATTTTCTCATGTTACTATTAATCAGATTTTCTCATGACTCATGAGACTCAAGCCTAGTCTTCTTATTCAATAAAGGGGAATTTATATATACCTACTTTAAGGTCAAGGAATattgtatattattattattattttattaagataAAGTATTAATTTGGTCTCTCAAATTTATgttgaaaatcaaaataatttctaACCTTATTTTATTGACAAAATTGTCTCCAAGGCTAATTTTTTGATGGAACTGTCCCTAGCGGCAGCTAactgtgaaaaaaataaaataaaataaaaactaaaaaaataaataatgtgAAAAACTAAATTATTTGAAATCTTCTCATTTGAACCTACCAATATAATTGCATTGCATGATGCTCTGCTTTACAATttcctttgtttgatctttaattatgttaatttcattttgatattgaaattttaaattatataaaaaagtcatcaattattatttgtttttcttttttacctaatttaattttataattattattttttctattttttcgcaACTAATTGGCACTTGGGACAATTCCATCCAAAATTTAACGTCACTTGACAAAAGGATTAGTTTAGAACTTTCCAATAATATTAGAAATTATTACATAAAAATATGTTGaggattattttatttttaggatAANNNNNTTAAGTCGtacttttgaaaattaatttatatttagagtaaagtatcgtttttgtccccaacgtttaggGTAAGTGTTAAAGTTGTTCCTAACAtttgaatcgtcctatttaagtccctaacgttttaaaattgactcaatgttgtcctgccattaggaatctgttaacggaattaacggcaggacaaaattgagacgattttgaaacgttagggacttaaatagaacgaaaaccttggggacgaaaatgatacataaaaataaattttaattttatccttcactaATATCAATATTTTatggtacatagttattcaattatttttaatcacatttaagtaaattatacttaatcacattattttgattctaaataaatttattttttttataattttactcttaaagatttttactcattatgaaatgtttgtaaaattactagaatcacattactttattgtatatttatcatcttttcctacaagtttatgtactagtcattctacaaatattttatgatgagtaaaatttattaataataaaattataaaaaaataaatttatttagaataaaattaatgtgattaagtgtaatttacttaaatgtgattaaaaaataattgaataattatgtaccgtaaaaaattgatattattgaaggacaaaatttaaatttatttctatgtatcatttttatcCCAACatgttcgtcctatttaagttcttaacgttttaaaatcgtctcaattttgtcccgctatcaattccgttaacagattcctaacggcatgacaacattgagtcaattttaaaatgttagggacttaaataggacgattcaaacattagggacaactttgagacttaccccaaatattggggacaaaaacgatactttactcctttaaaattaatttatatttattaagattaaaaagtctaatataacatTATGTATTAactaatttttgaatttatttttttatatttatgtttattatagtatttttaaattttaaaagctattttattaaatataagagaaaaagataaataggtcCTTGAATTTTTGGCCCGTAGATATTTAAGTTTCGagaatttgaaaatatatttaagtccATGACCTTCTTAAAATCTGGACATCGATCCCTCTGTTCACTTAGGtagtgtttggtggagagacaaagactgaaagactgagactgagagacagagactaagagatataggctgaaataaatctcagtattctgtttggtgtaaaatgagagacagaaattgaaacaagaataaagctctaatttaatttgcacaaaggataaaattggaattaattaattgaaatgagagtattttagatataaagtgttattaaaatttcagcctgtctctaaaaatttcagtcctttgtatctttactttttggaggtactgaaatactgaaattttggagacagagacagaaattttagtactagtctctgagccaacaaacatgataatgagtctcagtctttcagtctctgtcccagtacctcaaaacaaacgctgcCTTAGGTTTTTTAGACCCAACGGAAAAATCAAACGTAGCTTTTGTTGTACTGATCTGATCGATATAGATGCACATGTGGGAGAATTTTTAAAATGGAACAAATTAAACCCAAAGATTAATGTGTCCAAATTTTAAGGAGATCatgaatttaaatatattttcaaattctCAAGACTTAAATATCCACAGACGAAAAAGCCATGaatcaatttattattttttctaNNNNNNNNNNNNNNNNNNNNNNNNNNNNNNTAAATactgtaaaatttaaaaaattatcttttaaaaaataattttcatatattttttttagagagaAAAAGTTTACCACACTAAGTCCACATATCATTTGGATTGATGGATCTAAAAGCCTATATGcatgacttttttatttttaccgTTGTATTTTGTCTTAGTACATCATAGGACACTCAATACATGGGTTCCTAAAGCCATATTCATGCATGACTTAAGTTGGTTAAAAACCTGCAAGAAATGTTTCTGGCTTTATCCATTTGACCATTAAACACGCACGAGAATCCACCTAACACGTTTTTCTTTTCAAGTgcaagagaaagtaagaacacaACTTTACATAATTGTTGTTAGCACTTAACATGGTGTTACTGAGCTGTACTCACACGACCCAACACCTCacatgaattaaagaaaaaagaagttATCCTTAATATGACTTTATTGTTATCGTTAATATAGACTAAATTCTAAGAAATTATTCCTGAGAAAAGGTTTTGTTAATTAACTTTGTACAAGACTTTGCTGGTACGAGTCCAGGgatgaataaaaaatttattggTCTTGGTGATAATGTGATCGATTCTCTAGAGCAGCAATAGTTCGATAGTAGTACTTATAAAGACACTTCGATGTTCAAGTAAGTCGAAATGAAATCGTCATCGCTGCCCCTACTCAACCGAAGAGAAGTCGTCTCGCCGCAGTTAAACCCAGCCGAGGCAGAAGTGTCAGAGCCTCTTCGGCAGTAAATCAGCAAATGATTTCTTAATTCCTTGGACTTTTTGTGATTTATGcttcttttatttttgtgataTTTGGGATTTTCGGTGATTTCTGAGATTTTATTTCTCTGAGTTAtgtgatttttgtgatttttttatttCGGTTATTCTATTTATGTGATTTCTGATTTCTGTCGTTTTATTTCTTGATTCATGGGATTTTTTGTGATTTCTGCTAATTTATTTCTATAATTCTTGGGATTTTTTGCGATTTCTGGGATTTTATTTCACTAATTTAtgtgatttttgtgatttttgggaTTCTATTTCTGTAATTTCTGTGATTTTCTGATTTTTGTGATTCTATTTATAGGATTTATGTGATTTTCTGATTTCTACGATTCTATTTCTTGATTCCTGAAATTTTCTCTGATTGCTGCGATTTTATTTCTGTGATTCTTGAAATTTTCTGTGATTGCTGgaattttatttttgtgattcttgggattttatatgatttttagaatattattgttgatttattatattattttaacttttaattattttttttatataggaTTCACACAAATCGAAATCTACCATAACTACCATTACATGATGAAAGAAGGCTTTTAGAATGTGTTCGGttggtcgggtaccggacggttcgggttgggACCCTGAGGTCAACGCTCGGTATGGTGGAGAGGCTCGTCTGGTCGTGGTCTCCTGGTCCCGGGTgtgcgaggtcccgagcacttcgcATGCagagacggcgccaatgttcggtaagtCGGTTGATGAACGATTCGGGTTGTGATCCGGGATGATGGTAGGGGCTCGTCAAGTCGTGGACTGCCGGTCAGCGGTGcgcgaggtcccgagcacttcgcgtgagaggggggtgccacctgcaaagacactccgacgcccttgtCAGAATGTGCGCAAGTGGAGGGGGGTAGTGTAAAAAATGTGACataccttggggggagagccagtctcccccttatatacatgtcagtagtgggccccTCCAGTGGTCAGGCCCATACCCCCAAGGACGCTGTCCCACGACTGTGTgcaagccgtacgggacgcgtgtccgaATCGGGTGGAGGACGCGTTATTGGGCCGGCGGGAACTCGGGTCGGGTTAACCCGCGTGAGTTTGGGccgggccgtaacagtgcccccgacgcgtcaGCGATGGCCGTGAGGGCCATTGATGGCGCGTGATGTCTACGTTCGTACGTTGTCGTTGGGTCGGCTGATCGTGGGAGAGACGCGTCTCTTGTGCGCGTGTCTCTTGATCTGCTGTGGCATCTGTTTGCCGTTTCGTTCTCCgcgctgggcatttaatgctcataatgattTGAAAAAACCTATGCGCAAAGACTATCTTGCCCCTGCTTTCTTTCGCGCTTTTGGAggtggtttttaaacagttttcTCCCTGTCCATCTCCCACTCTTACTATTTCCAACTCCTTCTCTCCCTAACATCCAAAGCTTCCAGTGCGAACTCCCTCCCGCTTCAACTTTCAGTCCAAGTTTCCTTCATCGTTCCAGGTAATTTTCTGGCTTCTTTCCTTTGGTATCTGTGTTATGCCCTGTTGTTATGCGATTGCTGCTTGCATTTGTTGCATGACTAGTTTATTTTTGTTGAAGGGTTTTTCAATGTTGGGGTAGGTGAGTTTAGGgaaggggtaccattccaggatAGGTTTTTTGGGTGGTTTGTGTGGTAGGCGTAGTTTTTAGCCGTGTCTGGTCATGACTGAGTTGAAAAGGCGTAGTTTCTGAGTTTTTTcgggctcccgacctcatagactaacggagtggtaccccgctgtaggtatgcctcgcgttgTCTCCCGGTCTTCCGGATCAGCCTTATCCAGACTTACTGGAGTTTTGGCGCGGGGTCGAATCCTTTCGTCAAAGTGTCGTACAAAAGGTTGTCGGCTGTAGATAGGCAGATAGCTGACGtccttcttgctatctttgaaaagaaccccgtgaacccaCATCTTCTTATGGGTGAGCGGGAGGCCGCCAGGAGCTATATTCGTGAGTTGTCTTCTCTGTTTGCCTATGTTTCTTAGtcgttgtttttctctttccgatCTAACGACTAATCGTGCTTGTTGTTTATTgcagtggaaatgtctgccacCATGACCGGTCTTGAGAATCtgatgaagaccttttttgaGGCAAGTGATGACGAGAATGCCAAAGAGAAGGACGTCGGTAAGTCGGAGGGTCCTTCAGGGGAGAAAGAGAGTCAGGCTTCCCCTACCCGGGATACCGAAACGTCGGGAAAACAGACCGTAGGAGGTCAGGCTTCCCCTACCCGCGATGAAGGGCCCGCTGATGGGCACGCGACTCTCACCCCTCATCCGGACAGTGACATGGAGCTTATCCATACTCCCAAGAAgcgaaagatgtcttccagcccggAAGGGGCCCTTACCATAATGGAGAGGAACTTTGATGCCACCAAATTCATTGACTCCCAACTGATACCCGGGACAGAAGAGCATTTTCATGAAACCGAACTgtccgggcaggcgaggtggatgtatcgcaccttgcttcgtggggccgtgatagctcggaaggccgaATTTGAGTTATCCGGTATGGAGGCGCTTCGGAGGAAGCTTGAGTCCTCTGCTAAGACGAACAATGACTTTAAGGCTCAAGTTGAGCTCCTCCAAGGTCAGCTGTCCGAGATGGGGGGAAGCTCAGTGCTGCTGAGGAGAAGTCGTCGTTTGTTGCGGAAAGGTTGAAGGCGTCCGATGAGACCGTGGCCCGACTTCTTGAGCGTGAGATGACATTGGAGGGTCAACTTAACGCCGCTCAGGGTCGTGTTGTCGCCTTGGAAAAGGAGCGGGAGCAGGCCGTCTCGGAGGTGAAGGCCGCTAAAGCAGAGGCCGCTGAGCTTAAGAAGAAGCTTAAGGTGgccaaggagcaagggaagaGTGCTATCTTGATGACCGAAGATGCCCTGAAGGCTCAGCTGAGGATTGCTGCTCCTGATTTCGAGACGTCGTTAATTGGTgttttcaagactatccaggaCGGAAAAATTGTTGATATGCCGAGGAAGTGAAGTCTTGTAACTTAGGATATTCtgtcgttttgtttgttttgaacAATTTACTTGTCCGTTCTATATTTTGACGCTTTATACGTTATCGTCGTTTGATTGCTGTGATTTGTACTTATTTCGTTGTTTTGTCGTGTTGCCGTTATCCCCTTACCGTTTATTCTGGGTGGGCTTATTTCTTGTGCCCGTCTCGCCGTTTTCACATTTGGTAACAGTTTGGACCGATTTGGTCGCGTTGTCGTCGAATTGGTTGAGGCCTATGAGCCGTCTGGCTTCTGGGGTGATCAATCCCGGGGTGCCGTTTTAGGTTTTAGTCATGTGAAACAGATGTGAAGTAAGAAAGTTTTATCAAGTAAAAATTTGAACAAGTAAAAATTACTCGTCAGTTgggcaagtatttgacaaaataatTAGACAAGATGAAATATCGTGTAGATAGGGCAAATATCAACTATCTGGTTAGGCTCCCTGGTCGGTGAGCCGGTGGGTCAGGAGTAGAACCTCTTTAGGTTACCTGCGTTCCACGTTCTGGGTATTTCCTTGCCGTCGAGTTTTTCGAGCTTGTAAGCGCCTTTGCCGAGTACCTCCCTTACCCTGTAAggaccttcccaatttgccgccagctttccttctcctggggtcgggACGCCGATGTCGTTGCGCCGCAAGACGAGGTCCCTTTCCTCGAAGTCTCTTTTGAGGATTTTTACGTTGTaacgcagggctattctttgtttcagcgcCGCTTCTGTTAGGTGGGCCATCTCCCTTGTTTCTTCAATCAGGTCTTTCTCGACCGCTTCGCTCATGCCCGCGAGTAGTAGTCGGGGACTTGGTTCGCCGATTTCGACTGGTATTACCGCGTCGACCCCGTAAGTTAGGCGAAAGGGAGTTTCCCCCGTGGCActttgctcggttgtccggtAGGACCATAAGACGGAGGGGAGTTCGTCGGCCCAGTTTCCTTTCTTGCTGTCTAGGCGTTTCTTTAGACCGAGaaggatgactttgtttgcggcctctacctgcccgtttgtttgggggtgttctatTGAGGAAAATTTTTGCTTTATCCCCAAGCCAGAGAGGAATTCCGtgaacttcttgtcggtgaactgggtCCCGTTGTCTGAGATAACGACCTCCGGGATACCGAAAcaggttatcacctgcctccacatgaacttccgacAGTTGGAGGACGATATCGTGGCTAGTGGTTCAGCCTCCACCCATTTGGTATAGTAGTCAATGGCCacaatgaggtatttgacttgtcctgggccgaccgggaaaggtcccaggaggtcgactccccattgtgcaAAAGGTCGTATAGTCGTTAGCGAGCTTAGCTCGGAGGCCGGtgccttgtggaagttggcgttttgttgacacttcGTGCATTTTCTGACGAATTCCTTTGAGTCCTTCATCATTGTCGGCCAGTAGTATCCTGCTCGGacgagcttccttgctagggctttgcccccgatgtggtgtccacaacacccctcatggacttccctgagcacgtagtccgtttggtcggggtgtaaacacttcaataggggctggcttagtccctttttgaatagttgtccctgtatgattgcatatctggccgcctcccttctGAAAGCTTTGGCTGCTTTCTCGTCTTCGGGTAACTTGCCGAGTTCCAGGAAGTTGGTGATGGGGTCTAGCCATGAGGGGCTCGACTCCGTCAAGTGGAGGGCGACCGTTGGTTCCTTTATCATGCCCTGGATTAGCGACCGGTTGCCCGATCCTGGCTTTGTGCTCGCCAGCTTCGacaggaggtctgcccgtgtgttcctttctcttggaaCGTGCTGGACGATGACCTCCTGGAACTGTCTTGTCGTTTCCTTGActttttccaagtatttttggaggagggggtcccgggcttggtagcttccgtttacCTGTGAGGTGACGACTTgggagtcgctgcatacttcgacCCTTGTCGCCCCGACTTCCCGAGCCAGCATTAGTCCGCCTAGGagagcctcatattctgcttggttgttcgacactgggaactcgaacttggtcgattgctcGTAGACGACCCCTGCTGGGCTTTCCAGGATGACTCCTGCTCctccggacgtttggttggaggctccgtcgacatgaagcctccaccgtgtgcccgtttctTCGGGAGGATCCCCTGTTACCTCCACCAAAAAGTCTGCCATTGCCTGGGCTTTGATTGCAAGTCGGGGCTCATACTGTAGGTCATATTGcgagagctcgatggcccaggtcatcatcctaccaGCCAAGTCAGGTTTCTGCAGTATTTGTCGAATCGCCTGATCTGTCCTCACGACTATACGGTGACTCTGGAAGTATTGTCTTAACCTTCGGGAGGACACTAGGAGCGCCAGTGCCAGTTTTTCCAGTTTGCTGTACCTCAGCTCTGGTCCCTGGAGTGCCTTGCTCACGAAGTAAACGGGCTGTTGAGCTGGGgatctatcccgggcatgtcggcaggtgtccaggcaaagaggtcggcattggccctgatcatttccatcaaaggctcctttatctcgtgggggaggtttctgtttatgaatgtgaatttATCGTCCTCCTCGCCGACTCTGAACTTTTCCAAGTCTCCTTCCGGCTCTGGTCTGGGTTTGTCGTCTACCCTGGCATCCAGGTCGGCCAGGAAGACCCCTGACGCTTCTTTGGATTTCTTTCTGAGAGaaaggctggcgtggtcgcaagtgaccgccgtttccaagtcgcctctga
The DNA window shown above is from Arachis ipaensis cultivar K30076 chromosome B08, Araip1.1, whole genome shotgun sequence and carries:
- the LOC107613490 gene encoding uncharacterized protein LOC107613490, producing MRRNSVLLLYSLIALAAYFSLRFQAQAAPAGPLINHLSSLLKWTRSSASKTPNSDGSVLQFENGYVVETVVEGNEIGVIPHRIRVSEEDGELYAVDATNSNIVKITPPLSQYSRGRLVAGSFQGHTGHVDGKPSDARFNHPKGITMDDKGNVYVADTQNMAIRKIGDAGVTTIAGGKSTVAGYRDGPSEDAKFSNDFDVIYVRPTCSLLVIDRGNAALRQISLEQEDCDSQSNSVSSTDILTVVGAIILGYATCMLQQGFGPSFFSKTVVSRPLEGEFKAHASHEKTMPILENAKEEPGWPSFGQLLVDLSKLSLEALAGAFTQFIPSRLKSNGPTRSLTPLKDRLKMPEDEVQQPPLVNRQSAPAPAPLTGTRHPATPTEPRQVHTSSTAEKHSEMKPRKIKSSSSKDPSLSSKHHSSSKRAEYAEFYGSTEIPPYTKSKVPKERPRHRSREKSGEVVYGAVRAEPKPAETRTVDYNNPKFDHYSMRTKYASGEAFRFNSQ